One window of Agromyces rhizosphaerae genomic DNA carries:
- a CDS encoding LacI family DNA-binding transcriptional regulator encodes MTTSQTSPRRITQRRIAELAGVSQATVSLVLNEKADAASRIPEETRDRVLQVLKETGYVADPAARRLAGLGNKIFGVFTYEPAFPTASQDFYAPLLSGIEGTAEELGCDLLLFTSAPVVDGTRRLLHENNRLRLADGCLLLGVEMDPDELARLVADGFPFVAVGRRDVDGVPYVAIDYTSGAAELVGTAWELGHRRFAYVHVDSTGESVVDRRDGVVGELERRGGAEAAADLLAIPADGADDEALRAAWQQVRASGCTVLVVETHETARRLRAMAEASGVAVPDALSMIVLGDAARPNGDANDFTRLSPPRSALASAATTLLARMLDPHDDVPEVDLRQTLACPVMAGATLVAPEDAA; translated from the coding sequence ATGACGACTTCCCAGACCTCGCCGCGGCGCATCACGCAGCGCCGCATCGCCGAGCTCGCCGGCGTGAGCCAGGCCACCGTCTCCCTCGTGCTGAACGAGAAGGCCGACGCCGCCTCGCGCATCCCCGAGGAGACCCGCGACCGCGTGCTCCAGGTGCTCAAGGAGACCGGCTACGTGGCCGACCCCGCCGCCCGCCGCCTCGCCGGCCTCGGCAACAAGATCTTCGGCGTCTTCACCTACGAGCCCGCGTTCCCCACCGCGAGCCAGGACTTCTACGCCCCGCTCCTCAGTGGCATCGAGGGCACGGCCGAGGAGCTCGGCTGCGACCTGCTGCTGTTCACGAGCGCCCCGGTCGTCGATGGCACGCGCCGCCTGCTGCATGAGAACAACCGCCTGCGGCTGGCCGACGGATGCCTCCTGCTCGGCGTCGAGATGGACCCCGATGAGCTCGCACGCCTCGTCGCCGACGGCTTCCCGTTCGTCGCGGTCGGTCGTCGCGACGTCGACGGCGTGCCCTACGTCGCCATCGACTACACCAGCGGCGCCGCCGAGCTCGTGGGCACCGCGTGGGAGCTCGGACACCGCCGGTTCGCCTACGTGCACGTCGACAGCACCGGTGAGTCGGTCGTCGATCGTCGCGACGGGGTCGTCGGCGAGCTCGAACGGCGCGGCGGCGCGGAGGCCGCGGCCGACCTCCTCGCGATCCCCGCCGACGGCGCCGACGACGAGGCCCTGCGCGCCGCGTGGCAGCAGGTGCGGGCGAGCGGATGCACCGTGCTCGTCGTCGAGACGCACGAGACCGCCCGGCGCCTGCGCGCCATGGCCGAGGCATCCGGTGTCGCAGTGCCCGACGCCCTCTCGATGATCGTGCTCGGCGACGCGGCCCGCCCGAACGGCGACGCCAACGACTTCACGCGCCTCAGCCCGCCGCGTTCCGCGCTGGCCAGCGCCGCCACCACCCTGCTCGCCCGCATGCTCGACCCGCACGACGACGTGCCTGAGGTCGACCTGCGCCAGACCCTCGCCTGCCCCGTGATGGCAGGCGCCACCCTCGTCGCCCCGGAGGACGCCGCATGA
- a CDS encoding DUF1349 domain-containing protein, with product MSARRRFRAAITAAIAALVVAPLAATAPANAVEPFPEFVYQGVITDKSEMLYNPTNEFIFPSVFHAAEYLDDPLGEWYLYLAPHDRPAGIMLMYADSLDGPWTEYGANPIIASDWAPYYDVSHVSSPDAIWNEEAGEVYLYFHGENSITRYATSTDGVSFDYGGTAVTNAMGGSTETSYARVFEHPDEASEYAYAMFYMANFSDNHRRLKVAESVDGETWVVRDGTLVDPESGDSGNVSGGNLYEYEGQLYVIYHNSAGRAMARTIDETLTDVGPSQLLHQSSGVGEDVGRTAAPEIVTDGEFSYLFYESGDRLGATIAWAKAGPGVEGPGGPDPVAWPVDPDNPVFAQCAAEGSDEFDGTELSDVWDRVVREETARHVVADGVLSIPAYPSGVSGASLPQQELPEGPWQVTTKVTIDVAERFQQAGLLLYASDTAYGKFDLGRATPGKTLEVVQYLNGSNRQDTAAPAVPEADTVWLRMTSDGVKFQSSVSYDGASFSDYGRPFLLSETGFTHIGPYAFRGATGAEEIDGEFDWFRWSPTPEEYEACLADVLPDDDETDAPGKASLTSTSGWEHGLDDGNFEVRMDLWWGTNATRFRLYQDDALIASVPLEPASPQAQHAVVPIEGLPNGTYEFRGELANSQGTTATKAIRVKVTDASPGEPVLSHDDYDGTFTLSADLWWGTNADAWRLLQDGVEVAAGSLEAATPAAQHVEVPFTGLEGVHEFVIEFSNGAGTTASEPLTVG from the coding sequence ATGTCTGCACGCCGGCGCTTCCGCGCCGCCATCACCGCCGCGATCGCCGCCCTGGTGGTCGCCCCGCTCGCCGCCACGGCACCCGCCAACGCCGTCGAGCCCTTCCCCGAGTTCGTCTACCAGGGGGTCATCACCGACAAGTCGGAGATGCTCTACAACCCGACGAACGAGTTCATCTTCCCGAGCGTGTTCCACGCGGCCGAGTACCTCGACGATCCGCTGGGCGAGTGGTACCTCTACCTCGCGCCGCACGACCGCCCGGCGGGCATCATGCTGATGTACGCCGACAGCCTCGACGGGCCGTGGACCGAGTACGGGGCGAACCCGATCATCGCGAGCGACTGGGCGCCGTACTACGACGTCTCGCACGTCTCCTCCCCCGACGCGATCTGGAACGAGGAGGCCGGCGAGGTCTACCTCTACTTCCACGGGGAGAACTCGATCACCCGCTACGCCACGAGCACCGACGGCGTGAGCTTCGACTACGGCGGCACCGCCGTGACGAACGCCATGGGCGGATCGACGGAGACGAGCTACGCGCGCGTGTTCGAGCACCCCGACGAGGCATCCGAGTACGCCTACGCCATGTTCTACATGGCGAACTTCTCCGACAACCACCGGCGCCTGAAGGTCGCCGAGTCGGTCGACGGCGAGACCTGGGTCGTGCGCGACGGCACCCTCGTCGACCCGGAGTCGGGTGACAGCGGCAACGTGTCGGGCGGCAACCTCTACGAGTACGAGGGCCAGCTGTACGTGATCTACCACAACTCCGCGGGCAGGGCCATGGCGCGCACCATCGACGAGACGCTCACCGACGTGGGCCCGTCGCAGCTGCTGCACCAGTCGAGCGGCGTCGGCGAGGACGTCGGCCGCACGGCCGCACCCGAGATCGTGACCGACGGTGAGTTCAGCTACCTCTTCTACGAGTCGGGCGACCGCCTCGGGGCGACCATCGCGTGGGCGAAGGCAGGCCCCGGCGTCGAGGGTCCCGGTGGCCCGGACCCCGTCGCGTGGCCGGTCGACCCCGACAACCCGGTGTTCGCGCAGTGCGCGGCCGAGGGCTCCGATGAGTTCGACGGCACCGAGCTGTCGGATGTCTGGGACCGCGTCGTGCGCGAGGAGACCGCCCGTCACGTCGTCGCCGACGGCGTGCTGTCGATCCCGGCGTATCCGAGCGGCGTCTCGGGCGCCTCGCTCCCCCAGCAGGAGCTGCCCGAGGGCCCGTGGCAGGTCACCACGAAGGTGACGATCGACGTGGCCGAGCGCTTCCAGCAGGCGGGACTGCTGCTGTACGCATCCGACACCGCCTACGGCAAGTTCGACCTCGGCCGGGCGACCCCGGGCAAGACGCTCGAGGTGGTGCAGTACCTGAACGGCAGCAACCGGCAGGACACCGCGGCGCCCGCCGTGCCCGAGGCCGACACCGTGTGGCTGCGCATGACGAGCGACGGCGTGAAGTTCCAGTCGAGCGTGTCGTACGACGGCGCATCGTTCAGCGACTACGGCCGGCCGTTCCTGCTGTCGGAGACCGGATTCACGCACATCGGCCCGTACGCCTTCCGCGGCGCCACGGGTGCCGAGGAGATCGACGGCGAGTTCGACTGGTTCCGCTGGTCGCCCACGCCCGAGGAGTACGAGGCGTGCCTCGCCGACGTGCTGCCCGACGACGACGAGACGGATGCCCCCGGGAAGGCGTCGCTGACGTCGACCAGCGGTTGGGAGCACGGCCTCGACGACGGCAACTTCGAGGTGCGCATGGACCTGTGGTGGGGCACCAACGCCACCCGGTTCCGGCTGTACCAGGACGACGCGCTGATCGCGTCGGTGCCGCTCGAGCCCGCGTCGCCGCAGGCGCAGCACGCCGTGGTGCCGATCGAGGGGCTGCCGAACGGCACCTACGAGTTCCGCGGCGAGCTCGCGAACTCGCAGGGCACCACGGCGACCAAGGCGATCCGGGTCAAGGTGACGGATGCCTCGCCGGGCGAGCCCGTGCTCTCGCACGACGACTACGACGGCACGTTCACGCTCTCGGCCGACCTCTGGTGGGGCACCAACGCCGACGCGTGGCGCCTGCTGCAGGACGGCGTCGAGGTGGCTGCCGGTTCGCTCGAGGCCGCCACGCCCGCGGCGCAGCACGTCGAGGTACCGTTCACGGGACTCGAGGGCGTGCACGAGTTCGTGATCGAGTTCTCCAACGGCGCGGGCACGACCGCGTCGGAGCCGCTCACGGTCGGGTAG
- a CDS encoding type II toxin-antitoxin system PemK/MazF family toxin: MSAARPLLRRGHIVLVDLDPTVGSEAAKTRPAIVVGNNTANAAASRSERGVITVVPLTSNTGRVHEFQVLVTARESGLPRDSKAQAEQVRTVAVSRVTSVVGWLGAEQMGAVDDALRLHLAL; the protein is encoded by the coding sequence GTGAGCGCTGCACGGCCGCTGCTGCGGCGCGGACACATCGTGCTCGTCGATCTCGACCCGACCGTCGGGTCCGAGGCGGCCAAGACGCGTCCGGCGATCGTCGTCGGCAACAACACCGCGAACGCTGCCGCGTCGCGCAGTGAGCGCGGCGTCATCACCGTGGTGCCGCTGACGTCGAACACGGGGCGGGTGCACGAGTTCCAGGTGCTGGTCACCGCGCGCGAGTCGGGCCTGCCGCGCGACTCGAAAGCGCAGGCCGAGCAGGTGCGCACCGTCGCCGTCTCGCGCGTGACGAGCGTGGTCGGGTGGCTCGGCGCCGAGCAGATGGGCGCCGTCGACGACGCGCTTCGCCTGCACCTCGCGCTGTAG
- a CDS encoding ribbon-helix-helix domain-containing protein — translation MSYAKVSLSLSDADIAFLDGETLSGAYPSRSAAVQDAVRMLRESRLADAYAEAFGEWDDDGWDATAADGTSADGSSVA, via the coding sequence ATGTCCTACGCGAAGGTCAGCCTCAGCCTGAGTGACGCCGACATCGCCTTCCTCGACGGCGAGACGCTGTCGGGCGCCTACCCCAGCCGGTCGGCCGCGGTGCAGGACGCGGTGCGGATGCTCCGCGAGAGCCGCCTCGCCGATGCGTACGCCGAGGCGTTCGGCGAGTGGGACGACGACGGATGGGACGCCACGGCCGCCGACGGCACGTCCGCCGACGGGTCGTCGGTCGCGTGA
- a CDS encoding Fe-S protein translates to MEPIQVLRGVVVLIHLIGFATLFGAWVVEAFGKRGVTSLMNWGLLIAAVAGIALAAPWGITWDLNYVKLGVKLVILVVIGALIGIGAARQRKSGSVPPALFWSIGVLTLANAGIAVLWR, encoded by the coding sequence ATGGAGCCCATCCAGGTACTGCGCGGAGTCGTCGTCCTCATCCACCTCATCGGCTTCGCCACGCTGTTCGGCGCGTGGGTCGTCGAGGCATTCGGCAAGCGGGGTGTCACCAGCCTCATGAACTGGGGGCTCCTGATCGCCGCGGTCGCCGGCATCGCCCTGGCCGCGCCGTGGGGCATCACCTGGGACCTCAACTACGTGAAGCTCGGCGTGAAGCTGGTGATCCTCGTGGTCATCGGCGCGCTGATCGGCATCGGGGCCGCCCGCCAGCGCAAGAGCGGCTCGGTGCCGCCGGCGCTGTTCTGGTCGATCGGCGTGCTGACGCTCGCGAACGCGGGCATCGCGGTGCTCTGGCGCTGA
- a CDS encoding cupin domain-containing protein, whose product MTGEVRNIHDALASFTEHWQPRRLVSINDYDVKVVKVQGEFTWHSHPETDELFLVISGELVIQLRAGDVTLGPGDVYVVPRGVEHCPRADGEVAAILIEPQGTVNTGDTPSARTAQLRELD is encoded by the coding sequence ATGACCGGCGAGGTCCGCAACATCCACGACGCGCTCGCCTCATTCACCGAGCACTGGCAGCCGCGCCGGCTCGTCAGCATCAACGACTACGACGTCAAGGTCGTGAAGGTGCAGGGCGAGTTCACCTGGCACTCGCACCCAGAGACGGACGAGCTGTTCCTCGTGATCTCGGGGGAACTGGTCATCCAGCTGCGCGCCGGCGACGTGACGCTCGGGCCGGGCGACGTGTACGTGGTGCCGCGCGGCGTCGAGCACTGCCCGAGGGCCGACGGCGAGGTCGCCGCGATCCTGATCGAGCCGCAGGGCACCGTCAACACGGGCGACACCCCGAGCGCGCGCACCGCGCAGCTGCGCGAGCTCGACTGA
- a CDS encoding nitroreductase family deazaflavin-dependent oxidoreductase produces MNATAPVASALAGRHFVPLWALIRHRGRRSGTEYATPIAVVPTRDRSIVMIGLPWGARTNWARNVLAAGGATLRRNGREIELRAPRVVEGADASESARWPFRLVLARFPAALVLDVA; encoded by the coding sequence GTGAACGCGACCGCGCCGGTCGCGAGCGCGCTCGCCGGCAGGCACTTCGTGCCGCTCTGGGCGCTGATCCGCCACCGCGGGCGCCGCAGCGGCACCGAGTACGCGACGCCGATCGCGGTCGTGCCGACGCGCGACCGCTCGATCGTGATGATCGGGCTGCCGTGGGGCGCCCGCACGAACTGGGCGCGCAACGTGCTCGCCGCCGGCGGCGCGACGCTGCGCCGGAACGGGCGCGAAATCGAGCTGCGCGCCCCGCGGGTCGTCGAGGGGGCGGATGCCTCGGAGTCGGCGCGCTGGCCCTTCCGCCTCGTGCTCGCGCGGTTCCCGGCCGCGCTCGTGCTCGACGTCGCCTGA